One window from the genome of Musa acuminata AAA Group cultivar baxijiao chromosome BXJ1-4, Cavendish_Baxijiao_AAA, whole genome shotgun sequence encodes:
- the LOC135667288 gene encoding uncharacterized protein LOC135667288 isoform X1 has product MARKPLMLKDYLELDCDSESVGKGFWQAPMRASDADDDADADAATVRRLLDAELRGGSGGRRLPRTRSMSAMTRISAVINAIKLLPFAVASSSNSASCGEHRSGQEGILSRSFSRRLRGSFWRKTGKMAAAEEVENRVRVKDIVRLRSFEEEANGDEQRSFSFLSPTISSRSSWSESDSYGSDFLPSTASTDASDDIPAAGADTTEDGNKGSQRASPRRSPRACRKSTGEGFAAGHRLAPKVTESEGTGSPQCHLEEEERQQLSPVSVMDFPSEEEDDPASRSFRHSLAKLETAGTKVQQLKKIRRLERNQDLGPVDLDRRFSSSDELPERTGHEVEGGASRERKAWGLLGQLKASCHADLQERSTDRLLVDFFIQRLSSFDDDGDDLDRPLRRRQRCWTSAVRREPAEEDAVLNTARGWIEGARSGDLDDYHGEATLREMERDGRWRSFEGEERQLGVDLERLVLGSLMEEVVEEFVSC; this is encoded by the exons ATGGCACGGAAGCCGCTGATGTTAAAGGATTACCTTGAGTTGGACTGCGATTCCGAGTCAGTTGGTAAGGGCTTCTGGCAGGCACCGATGCGGGCCAGCGATGCCGACGACGACGCCGACGCCGATGCCGCGACCGTGCGGCGCCTCCTTGATGCGGAGCTCCGAGGCGGTAGTGGAGGACGAAGGCTGCCGCGGACGCGATCCATGAGCGCCATGACGCGGATCTCGGCCGTGATCAACGCCATCAAGCTGCTGCCCTTTGCCGTCGCCTCCTCCTCCAACTCGGCCTCGTGCGGCGAGCACCGGTCCGGACAGGAAGGCATCCTGTCGAGGAGCTTCTCGAGGCGGCTGAGGGGGAGCTTCTGGAGGAAGACGGGGAAGATGGCggcggctgaggaggtggagaacAGGGTGAGGGTTAAGGACATCGTCCGGCTGAGATCGTTCGAGGAGGAGGCGAATGGCGATGAGCAGAGGTCGTTCAGCTTCTTGTCGCCGACCATCAGCAGCCGCAGCAGCTGGTCGGAGTCAGACTCCTACGGGTCCGATTTCCTCCCCTCCACTGCCAGCACCGACGCCTCGGACGACATTCCCGCTGCCGGCGCCGACACCACCGAAGACGGAAACAAGGGCTCGCAGCGAGCAAGCCCGAGACGCAGCCCCAGGGCGTGTAGGAAAAGCACCGGCGAGGGATTCGCCGCTGGCCACCGCCTTGCGCCGAAG GTAACCGAGAGCGAGGGCACGGGATCACCGCAATGCCacttggaggaggaggagcggcagCAGCTAAGTCCAGTGTCAGTAATGGACTTCCCCTCCGAAGAAGAGGACGACCCCGCCTCGCGTTCCTTCCGCCACAGCCTCGCCAAGCTCGAAA CTGCAGGGACGAAGGTGCAGCAGCTGAAGAAGATCAGACGGCTCGAGAGGAATCAAGATCTGGGCCCCGTCGATCTCGACCGTCGCTTCTCCTCCTCTGATGAGCTTCCCGAACGCACCGGTCACGAGGTGGAGGGAGGTGCCTCACGTGAGAGGAAGGCGTGGGGCCTACTGGGACAACTAAAGGCCAGCTGCCACGCGGACCTACAGGAGAGGAGCACCGACAGGCTCCTGGTTGACTTCTTCATCCAACGGTTGTCCTCCTTCGACGACGACGGCGACGATCTCGACCGCCCGTTGCGCCGGAGGCAAAGGTGCTGGACCTCCGCCGTCCGCCGTGAGCCGGCGGAAGAAGATGCAGTGTTGAACACCGCGAGGGGTTGGATCGAGGGGGCGAGAAGCGGGGATCTGGACGACTACCACGGGGAGGCGACGCTGAGGGAGATGGAGCGGGACGGGCGGTGGAGATCGTTCGAGGGGGAGGAGCGACAGCTGGGGGTGGATTTGGAGCGGCTCGTGCTCGGGTCGTTGATGGAGGAGGTCGTGGAGGAATTCGTGTCATGTTGA
- the LOC135672619 gene encoding ethylene-responsive transcription factor ERF027-like, translating to MAEQPTDTQCHPPVQCSHVGEGGRPPPLQPPEQLAPPSDQGGNVPQTEAQPSEQRARAERGVSRRHPTYRGIRFRSRKWVSEIREPRKASRIWLGTYPTAEMAAVAYDVAAHALRGADAVLNFPDEIATRPVPASASPTHIRATAAEAAASMVPKSGGADDKVAAPQQPGGLGESAAGGAEGKYIDEEEIFDMPQLLVNMAEGMLMSPPRLSPHGSEDSPEASEGESLWSYP from the coding sequence ATGGCTGAGCAACCTACGGACACGCAGTGTCATCCCCCCGTGCAGTGTTCGCACGTGGGCGAGGGCGGCCGGCCACCTCCGCTGCAGCCGCCCGAGCAGCTCGCTCCACCTTCTGACCAAGGAGGGAATGTGCCGCAGACTGAGGCGCAGCCGAGCGAGCAGCGCGCGAGGGCGGAGCGGGGCGTTTCCCGGAGGCACCCCACCTACCGCGGCATCCGCTTCCGGAGCCGCAAGTGGGTGTCGGAGATCCGGGAGCCGCGCAAGGCCAGCCGCATCTGGCTCGGCACCTACCCGACCGCGGAGATGGCGGCCGTGGCCTACGACGTCGCGGCGCACGCGCTCCGTGGCGCGGACGCCGTGCTCAACTTCCCCGACGAGATCGCCACCCGCCCGGTACCCGCCTCGGCCTCCCCCACCCATATCCGCGCTACGGCCGCGGAGGCCGCCGCTTCGATGGTTCCCAAGTCAGGCGGCGCCGATGACAAGGTCGCTGCTCCGCAGCAGCCGGGTGGACTCGGCGAGTCAGCTGCGGGCGGCGCGGAAGGGAAATATATAGATGAGGAGGAGATATTTGACATGCCGCAGTTGCTGGTGAACATGGCTGAGGGGATGCTGATGAGCCCACCAAGGCTGAGCCCGCATGGGTCCGAAGACTCGCCGGAGGCCTCGGAAGGCGAGAGCTTGTGGAGTTATCCTTAG
- the LOC135667262 gene encoding F-box protein PP2-A13-like translates to MGAGASSVMGREGEAEDHETGLGNLPESCVAAVLLHLDPPEICRAARLSRTFRGAASADFVWEAKLPENYMYLVELASGGKSPSERDLLCLKEVYAWLCRPNPFDGGNKEFWLDKSWGGFCMSISSKALLITGIDDRRYWNYIPTEESRFYTVAYLQHTWWFEVDGEIDFYFPAGTYSLFFRLHLGRASKRLGRRICSSEHIHGWDIKPVQFQLSTSDGQNTISHCFLDEPGRWILYHAGDFVVDNSNISTKIQFSLTQIDCTHTKGGVCVDSVLIYPKGFILKRSLLPTCKSVQLVSE, encoded by the exons ATGGGCGCCGGGGCGTCTAGCGTCATGGGGCGGGAGGGAGAGGCGGAGGACCACGAGACGGGGCTCGGGAACCTGCCGGAAAGCTGCGTCGCCGCGGTGCTGCTCCACCTCGACCCGCCGGAGATCTGCCGCGCGGCGCGGCTCAGCCGGACGTTCCGTGGCGCGGCGTCGGCGGACTTCGTGTGGGAGGCTAAGCTGCCCGAGAACTACATGTATCTGGTGGAGCTGGCTTCCGGGGGGAAGAGCCCCAGCGAAAGGGATCTCCTGTGCTTGAAGGAGGTCTATGCGTGGTTGTGCCGGCCGAATCCCTTCGATGGAGGTAACAAG GAATTCTGGCTCGACAAGAGCTGGGGTGGGTTTTGCATGTCGATTTCCTCAAAGGCGTTGCTGATTACTGGGATTGATGATCGGAGATACTGGAATTATATCCCCACGGAGGAATCCAG ATTTTACACGGTTGCATATCTTCAACACACTTGGTGGTTTGAGGTGGATGGGGAAATTGATTTCTACTTTCCTGCCGGTACTTACAGCCTGTTCTTCAGGCTTCATCTAGGTCGAGCCTCCAAGCGACTTGGTCGTCGGATATGTAGTTCCGAACACATCCACGGATGGGATATAAAACCAGTGCAGTTTCAGCTGTCAACATCAGATGGTCAGAACACTATATCTCATTGTTTTCTAGATGAGCCTGGGAGATGGATCCTCTACCATGCAGGAGATTTTGTTGTCGATAACTCCAATATCTCAACAAAGATCCAATTCTCGTTGACACAAATCGACTGCACGCATACAAAAGGTGGCGTCTGTGTTGACTCTGTGTTGATATATCCCAAAGGATTCATACTGAAAAGGTCTCTACTTCCAACTTGTAAATCTGTGCAGTTAGTGTCTGAATAA
- the LOC135667288 gene encoding uncharacterized protein LOC135667288 isoform X2, with protein sequence MARKPLMLKDYLELDCDSESVGKGFWQAPMRASDADDDADADAATVRRLLDAELRGGSGGRRLPRTRSMSAMTRISAVINAIKLLPFAVASSSNSASCGEHRSGQEGILSRSFSRRLRGSFWRKTGKMAAAEEVENRVRVKDIVRLRSFEEEANGDEQRSFSFLSPTISSRSSWSESDSYGSDFLPSTASTDASDDIPAAGADTTEDGNKGSQRASPRRSPRACRKSTGEGFAAGHRLAPKVTESEGTGSPQCHLEEEERQQLSPVSVMDFPSEEEDDPASRSFRHSLAKLERTKVQQLKKIRRLERNQDLGPVDLDRRFSSSDELPERTGHEVEGGASRERKAWGLLGQLKASCHADLQERSTDRLLVDFFIQRLSSFDDDGDDLDRPLRRRQRCWTSAVRREPAEEDAVLNTARGWIEGARSGDLDDYHGEATLREMERDGRWRSFEGEERQLGVDLERLVLGSLMEEVVEEFVSC encoded by the exons ATGGCACGGAAGCCGCTGATGTTAAAGGATTACCTTGAGTTGGACTGCGATTCCGAGTCAGTTGGTAAGGGCTTCTGGCAGGCACCGATGCGGGCCAGCGATGCCGACGACGACGCCGACGCCGATGCCGCGACCGTGCGGCGCCTCCTTGATGCGGAGCTCCGAGGCGGTAGTGGAGGACGAAGGCTGCCGCGGACGCGATCCATGAGCGCCATGACGCGGATCTCGGCCGTGATCAACGCCATCAAGCTGCTGCCCTTTGCCGTCGCCTCCTCCTCCAACTCGGCCTCGTGCGGCGAGCACCGGTCCGGACAGGAAGGCATCCTGTCGAGGAGCTTCTCGAGGCGGCTGAGGGGGAGCTTCTGGAGGAAGACGGGGAAGATGGCggcggctgaggaggtggagaacAGGGTGAGGGTTAAGGACATCGTCCGGCTGAGATCGTTCGAGGAGGAGGCGAATGGCGATGAGCAGAGGTCGTTCAGCTTCTTGTCGCCGACCATCAGCAGCCGCAGCAGCTGGTCGGAGTCAGACTCCTACGGGTCCGATTTCCTCCCCTCCACTGCCAGCACCGACGCCTCGGACGACATTCCCGCTGCCGGCGCCGACACCACCGAAGACGGAAACAAGGGCTCGCAGCGAGCAAGCCCGAGACGCAGCCCCAGGGCGTGTAGGAAAAGCACCGGCGAGGGATTCGCCGCTGGCCACCGCCTTGCGCCGAAG GTAACCGAGAGCGAGGGCACGGGATCACCGCAATGCCacttggaggaggaggagcggcagCAGCTAAGTCCAGTGTCAGTAATGGACTTCCCCTCCGAAGAAGAGGACGACCCCGCCTCGCGTTCCTTCCGCCACAGCCTCGCCAAGCTCGAAA GGACGAAGGTGCAGCAGCTGAAGAAGATCAGACGGCTCGAGAGGAATCAAGATCTGGGCCCCGTCGATCTCGACCGTCGCTTCTCCTCCTCTGATGAGCTTCCCGAACGCACCGGTCACGAGGTGGAGGGAGGTGCCTCACGTGAGAGGAAGGCGTGGGGCCTACTGGGACAACTAAAGGCCAGCTGCCACGCGGACCTACAGGAGAGGAGCACCGACAGGCTCCTGGTTGACTTCTTCATCCAACGGTTGTCCTCCTTCGACGACGACGGCGACGATCTCGACCGCCCGTTGCGCCGGAGGCAAAGGTGCTGGACCTCCGCCGTCCGCCGTGAGCCGGCGGAAGAAGATGCAGTGTTGAACACCGCGAGGGGTTGGATCGAGGGGGCGAGAAGCGGGGATCTGGACGACTACCACGGGGAGGCGACGCTGAGGGAGATGGAGCGGGACGGGCGGTGGAGATCGTTCGAGGGGGAGGAGCGACAGCTGGGGGTGGATTTGGAGCGGCTCGTGCTCGGGTCGTTGATGGAGGAGGTCGTGGAGGAATTCGTGTCATGTTGA